From the Montipora capricornis isolate CH-2021 chromosome 2, ASM3666992v2, whole genome shotgun sequence genome, one window contains:
- the LOC138021700 gene encoding uncharacterized protein: protein MLLLAEAGRSLNKDLTSLFRHNLHTAKVLERLVRELHTDKELCSYLFLNHPGSEDMLWGLINLLTEDSRIAGNASYVIGTLAETELGKKRIVDICTDKGDQAGKMLPALTAMLDMEDRETVMNAAGTMGTLAEDASCRMWMLRDDCLDEAISKLTDLLAAKDMCTASNAALVLARLAIAEEGCARILNHRNSSRTLVQLCRSLGADATGRGMNAAFAIGRLCDFEAGCKRMLSLKTSNIMINSLIDMLHSGDSGCCKNACFALSCIASLAQGHCRLLEHSDIDSVVEVLCTLLGYKDEESIWFSSMMLHTLACQKSGCLYLRTQPKVKQSLQTLLERPDLKGDSREEAGAAVAILEKLPKPKPPNVKVESACSVVVTWEAIHPKSGLDVTYWLFNGEVAIYSGPKTSYIANDLTPATKYSFYLQASTDGDDSPLSDVVTIATLESVPSAPQGLQVLSKTTSQIKIAWQPPAISNGVLKGYQVDVQGKTYNFEIQENYFILSSLPADTEFTFQVFALTSKGRGEPAILTAATDDLASHAPPKPVVQVLGRHELLISWETPPRPLGRINSFEVRVDDVAVYSGVEKSCTAKALKPNTEYTITVSAWCSEGRCESVPTKKRTAREVYTPTRKPLYPYGKKTVPVAKQERVVRRAKTADLLRGSTADSSPTARSRETKITLETDSDRPHTTVGSSRDTLSSGSSQPVRKSPGRRSSKSQSGPGQSPLHNSWGEEKRDSKGLESSATGKVNEKQKVDNTAQIEGGRKLSKRNSNSEGSTPSSYKDKGTEKGAKVIRKASLPVYGLSERPGKSSRSSSLKTSQVLIAPETLAKEEKQRDTFRGQHATNDVMEGVGSDLKPPKPTKKTQFAVSFDELKQVHRTTKASGTKN, encoded by the exons ATGCTCTTGCTCGCCGAGGCCGGTCGTTCCTTGAACAAAGATTTGACAAGCCTATTTCGCCACAACCTCCACACGGCAAAGGTTCTTGAACGCCTCGTTCGTGAACTGCATACGGACAAAGAACTATGCAGCTATTTGTTCCTCAATCATCCAGGTTCGGAAGATATGCTGTGGGGACTTATTAACCTTCTAACAGAGGATTCCCG TATTGCTGGGAATGCATCCTATGTAATTGGCACATTGGCTGAGACAGAATTAGGTAAAAAACGAATTGTGGACATTTGTACAGACAAAGGTGACCAAGCCGGGAAGATGTTACCAGCGCTGACAGCAATGTTAGATATGGAGGACAGGGAGACTGTGATGAATGCTGCTGGTACAATGGGAACACTG GCAGAAGATGCTAGTTGTCGAATGTGGATGCTGAGAGATGACTGTCTAGATGAGGCTATCTCCAAGCTTACTGACTTACTAGCAGCTAAGGACATGTGTACAGCCAGTAATGCAGCATTAGTCTTAGCCAG GCTAGCAATTGCTGAAGAGGGATGTGCTAGAATTTTAAACCATCGCAACTCAAGTCGTACATTGGTACAACTGTGTAGATCTTTGGGAGCTGATGCAACAG GACGTGGAATGAATGCAGCATTTGCTATTGGAAGGTTATGTGATTTTGAAGCAGGATGTAAGAGAATGTTATCTCTGAAAACCTCTAATATAATG ATTAACTCACTTATTGACATGCTTCATTCTGGTGACTCTGGCTGTTGCAAGAATGCCTGTTTTGCCTTAAGCTGCATTGCATCCCTAGCTCAAGGACATTGCCGACTTTTGGAACATAGTGATATCGACAGTGTAGTGGAAGTGCTTTGTACTCTCTTGGGTTACAAAGATGAAGAGAGCATATGGTTTTCATCAAT GATGCTCCATACCCTTGCCTGCCAGAAGAGTGGTTGCCTTTACTTGAGGACACAGCCAAAAGTGAAACAATCATTACAG ACACTGTTGGAAAGACCAGATCTTAAAGGTGATTCCAGGGAGGAGGCTGGAGCTGCTGTAGCAATATTGGAAAAGTTACCTAAACCAAAACCACCCAATGTTAAAG TTGAGAGTGCCTGTAGTGTGGTTGTGACATGGGAGGCCATTCACCCAAAGAGTGGGCTTGATGTGACATACTGGCTTTTCAATG gTGAAGTTGCCATTTACTCTGGTCCAAAAACAAGTTATATAGCAAATGACCTCACACCAGCCACAAAGTACAGTTTTTATCTTCAAGCTAGCACTGATGGTGATGACAGCCCTTTGAGTGATGTTGTGACTATTGCAACTCTTGAATCAG TTCCTAGTGCTCCTCAGGGTCTTCAAGTTCTTTCAAAAACAACATCACAGATTAAGATTGCATGGCAACCTCCAGCAATATCAAATGGAGTTTTGAAGGGTTATCAAGTTGATGTACAAG GGAAGACTTACAACTTTGAGATTCAAGAGAATTACTTCATCTTGTCAAGTTTGCCTGCTGATACCGAGTTTACTTTTCAG GTGTTTGCACTGACAAGCAAGGGACGAGGTGAACCTGCCATTCTTACAGCAGCAACTGATGACTTAG CATCACATGCTCCTCCCAAACCAGTAGTTCAGGTACTGGGACGTCATGAACTACTCATCTCATGGGAGACTCCTCCCAGGCCACTTGGCAGAATAAACAGTTTTGAAGTCAGGGTTGATGATGTG GCGGTGTACAGTGGAGTCGAGAAGTCATGCACTGCAAAAGCTCTTAAACCCAATACGGAGTATACAATTACA GTTAGTGCTTGGTGTAGTGAAGGAAGATGTGAAAGTGTCCCCACCAAAAAAAGAACAGCGAGAGAAGTATACA CTCCCACCAGGAAGCCGTTGTATCCGTATGGAAAGAAAACCGTACCAGTCGCCAAGCAGGAAAGAG TGGTTAGGAGAGCCAAAACTGCAGATTTACTGAGAGGTTCTACGGCTGACAGCTCACCGACAGCGCGCTCTAGAGAAACCAAG ATAACCTTAGAAACTGATAGTGATCGACCCCACACCACTGTTGGAAGTTCAAGGGATACTCTATCAAGTGGCTCTTCCCAGCCTGTCAGGAAATCGCCTG GGAGGAGGAGCAGTAAATCCCAATCAGGACCTGGTCAGTCCCCGTTACATAATTCTTGGGGTGAAGAAAAAAGGGATTCAAAG GGTTTGGAGTCGTCAGCCACCGGCAAGGTGAACGAAAaacaaaaggtggataacaccgCACAGATAGAAGGCGGCAGAAAACTAAGCAAACGTAACTCCAACTCAGAAGGAAGTACTCCGTCTTCATATAAAGACAAAGGCACTGAGAAAG GGGCCAAAGTAATTAGGAAGGCAAGTCTTCCAGTGTACGGATTATCTGAACGGCCCGGGAAATCTTCCAGGTCATCTTCTTTGAAAACATCTCAAGTGCTGATTGCACCAGAGACTCTGGCTAAGGAAGAAAAGCAAAG GGACACTTTCCGAGGCCAGCACGCAACTAATGACGTCATGGAGGGAGTTGGAAGTGATTT AAAACCTCCCAAGCCGACAAAGAAGACCCAATTTGCCGTTTCGTTTGATGAATTGAAGCAAGTACACCGAACAACCAAGGCAAGCGGCACGAAAAATTAG